The Drosophila mauritiana strain mau12 chromosome 2R, ASM438214v1, whole genome shotgun sequence genome has a segment encoding these proteins:
- the LOC117136748 gene encoding probable peroxisomal acyl-coenzyme A oxidase 1 → MASSTSVIPNTVIPTTVNPDLQKERDAASFSSEEFAAWWAGGEEVLKFNRGVREYMEKDVDFSEMLQLQNKTHEEIIEFSTRGAIDGAKKLRRLQEERNPSGDVYWPNMYDNQVMWGLVPGGNPFGVMYVMLVKALQAQCTPEQYEDFGKRVERFEICGTYAQTELGHGTYLRGLETRADFDRKTDEFVLNTPKISSYKWWPGGLGHSSNHCLVMAQLYIDDKCKGPHMFFIQVRDEDTHEPLPGVHIGDIGKKMGFIGVNNGFLGLKDVRIPRTRMLMRHAQVKADGSYVSSPTNVLTYFAMVRTRCVVARSNAIMLAAASTIATRYSAVRRQSPINPNEREPQIMDHVTQQMKLFPEIGTSVAYRKASEYLWNLYDVTIKDIENGKYERLPELHSLSCALKVTCSMDSAAGVEKLRLACGGHGYLTSSNMSNLYVNATAACTYEGENTVLLLQIGRFLMKTWRAALTGAPLPPTVRYLAEVQKNPEFGKWTGSWENMVKAMQYAAANRTQLAFKSLSNRLSMGETEANAANHTGIEFTQAAELHGRAFVFSAFTEAVTGAKSKTRSANFNRVLENLLELYLVKETLNQMGHLLRFINLTDTDLSRLQDRLETVLTKLRPDAVGIVDGFDFSDLQLNSTLGSYDGNAYERIFDAALKNPMNQKSVPKSFHEILRPFMKSNI, encoded by the exons ATGGCCTCTTCCACTTCCGTTATTCCCAACACCGTTATCCCCACCACCGTAAATCCCGATCTGCAGAAGGAACGCGATGCAGCCAGCTTTAGCAGCGAAGAATTCGCCGCTTGGTGGGCGGGGGGCGAGGAAGTGCTAAAGTTCAACCGCGGCGTTC GTGAATACATGGAGAAGGATGTGGATTTCTCGGAGATGCTGCAGCTacaaaacaaaacgcacgAAGAGATCATCGAGTTTTCCACGCGTGGAGCAATCGATGGCGCCAAGAAGCTACGCCGCCTGCAGGAGGAGCGCAATCCTAGCGGAGATGTCTACTGGCC GAACATGTATGACAATCAAGTGATGTGGGGTCTAGTTCCCGGTGGCAATCCTTTTGGTGTAATGTACGTGATGCTGGTGAAAGCTCTGCAGGCTCAGTGCACTCCGGAGCAGTATGAAGACTTTGGCAAGCGGGTGGAACGCTTCGAGATTTGCGGCACCTATGCCCAAACGGAACTGGGTCATGGAACCTACCTGCGCGGGCTGGAAACACGAGCTGATTTCGATCGAAAGACTGATGAGTTTGTACTCAACACCCCCAAGATTTCCTCCTACAAGTGGTGGCCAGGAGGCT TGGGCCATAGCTCCAACCACTGCCTGGTTATGGCACAGCTGTACATCGACGACAAGTGCAAGGGTCCGCACATGTTCTTTATTCAGGTGCGTGATGAAGACACGCACGAACCACTACCCGGCGTCCACATCGGTGATATTGGCAAGAAGATGGGCTTCATTGGAGTGAACAATGGTTTCCTAGGCTTAAAGGACGTACGTATTCCTCGTACGAGAATGCTGATGCGACATGCCCAGGTCAAGGCTGATGGATCCTATGTTAGCAGTCCCACCAATGTGCTTACCTACTTTGCCATGGTGCGCACGCGTTGTGTAGTTGCCAGAAGTAATGCCATCATGTTGGCTGCTGCTTCCACCATTGCAACCAGATACTCGGCTGTGCGCCGTCAAAGCCCCATTAATCCCAA CGAACGGGAGCCTCAGATCATGGATCATGTTACACAGCAAATGAAACTCTTTCCAGAGATAGGCACAAGCGTGGCATACCGGAAGGCCAGTGAATACCTGTGGAATCTGTACGATGTGACCATTAAGGATATAGAAAACGGAAAATACGAGCGTCTGCCGGAGTTGCATTCCCTGTCCTGCGCTTTGAAAGTTACCTGCTCCATGGACTCGGCTGCTGGTGTAGAGAAATTGCGACTGGCCTGTGGTGGCCACGGATACCTCACCTCATCCAACATGAGCAACTTATACGTTAATGCCACCGCAGCCTGCACGTATGAGGGTGAGAACACCGTACTGCTCCTGCAGATCGGTCGCTTTTTAATGAAGACCTGGCGCGCCGCGTTGACTGGAGCTCCGTTGCCGCCCACCGTTCGCTATTTGGCCGAGGTGCAAAAGAATCCGGAGTTTGGCAAATGGACAGGAAGTTGGGAGAACATGGTTAAGGCCATGCAGTATGCAGCTGCCAATAGAACACAGTTGGCATTCAAGAGCCTTTCAAACCGTCTGTCAATGGGCGAAACTGAAGCGAACGCAGCTAACCACACGGGCATTGAGTTCACCCAGGCGGCAGAG CTCCACGGACGTGCTTTTGTTTTCAGTGCTTTCACCGAAGCTGTGACCGGTGCTAAATCTAAGACCCGCTCAGCTAACTTCAATCGAGTCCTGGAGAACCTGTTAGAGCTGTACCTAGTCAAGGAGACACTTAATCAAATGGGTCACCTGCTGAGA TTCATTAACTTGACCGATACGGATCTCTCCAGGCTGCAGGATCGTTTGGAAACAGTGCTCACCAAACTGCGACCTGATGCCGTGGGCATTGTGGATGGCTTCGACTTCAGCGATCTCCAGCTGAACTCCACTCTGGGCTCATACGATGGCAATGCCTACGAGCGTATCTTCGATGCGGCCCTCAAGAATCCGATGAACCAAAAATCAGTGCCTAAATCCTTCCATGAGATCCTGAGGCCTTTCATGAAGTCAAATATTTAA